The following proteins come from a genomic window of Palaemon carinicauda isolate YSFRI2023 chromosome 12, ASM3689809v2, whole genome shotgun sequence:
- the LOC137650921 gene encoding uncharacterized protein: MESPSPDPEALQSFTANFECSIRSLESENLELNELYTILLHSKLPKSVSETVKRRSGDDWLVFDTFKKYLEEKIHNLRSFVSTNVGTLSVSDQGQKPKQRSILPTATIVLKGKGRHLVRLRRLLDTCAERTFIRRSALKDVQYRSKGTEKIALRGYLTSKPVNEYETVSVSIPYKGRLIIMDCIVVHELPEYTKKFNVKRNLKTLCKTKICLADKDFDLPVDKQPPIDMLVGVDNVYNILHPGFRKAGKFILLLTIFGYVVTGSCNAPPVQETQVTVLKLATNEEVIEATHKFDSDIKNDLDILWNLDKVGIDCNELKEYDRKVLEDFESTIVYSEMEKQYVVALPWKSNKSRLPSNFGMALGRVKQQCAKFQKDEAYLNHYQKILKDQEDRGFIERVDKNNVVENCHYLAHHSVQKDSATTPIRIVFDCSWRQGKNGLSLNDCLWTGPHITTHLLKVLLQFRTNNYACISDIEKAFLMVQLREEDCNYTRFLWLQDPTDPNSELIIYRFRVVLFGATCSPFLLNATIKSHLAAVRKDTSCTEMVDMMRRGLYVDNLQFTSNNEEELINLFFGANKIFAQAHLYLKELTSNSDLLNTIAGAYRIKSEEKHTYKILGLNWNISNDKLTITPNHLKTGQTKREILSAIAQIYDPLGMLIPITIRARIFLQDLWKQQLKWDDLLSVPLLEQWNELSKDLEKSLKNLSDWVTRGIHIELVKDLSCDSFLMVFRKFCGRRGFPSLMLSDNATTFISTSVYLKNMAESSLVLEHLNAIECKWKFIPARAPWFGAIWERLIGLLKTCLKKVIGQAFLSFSELSCVVTELEAIINDRPLSYTSGDLDQLDILTPNHLILGRRLRSVPREVIDWKDETKDPLYGRNKDVGKRFLYITKKCDDLWKRWAREYLTSLRETHRVGIRHESWTKMGDVVLIHDEGPRSRWKLGQIVKLHVGPDDVLRVVTLKTSQGQVMRHVVKLYPLELWQETDVVISEKTDNKSTRPSRRTAQAATEARRALIQAGQL; this comes from the exons ATGGAATCTCCATCTCCTGATCCAGAAGCATTGCAATCATTCACAGCAAATTTTGAATGTTCGATCAGATCATTAGAGAGTGAAAACCTGGAGTTGAATGAACTCTACACTATTTTGCTTCATAGTAAGTTGcctaagagtgttagtgaaactgTAAAACGCAGAAGTGGGGATGATTGGCTTGTATttgatacatttaagaaatatctggAGGAAAAAATTCACAATCTAAGATCTTTCGTCTCAACGAAT GTTGGAACACTTTCCGTAAGTGATCAGGGTCAGAAACCCAAGCAGAGGTCAATTTTACCAACAGCCACAATTGTGTTAAAAGGTAAAGGAAGACATTTGGTACGCCTTCGTAGATTATTGGACACTTGTGCAGAACGAACCTTTATCAGGAGGTCAGCACTTAAAGACGTACAGTATAGATCTAAAGGCACGGAAAAAATTGCCTTAAGGGGTTATTTAACAAGCAAACCTGTGAATGAGTATGAGACGGTTAGTGTTTCCATACCTTATAAGGGTAGATTGATTATTATGGATTGTATTGTGGTACATGAGTTACCAGAGTATACGAAGAAATTCAACGTTAAACGAAATTTGAAAACGTTGtgtaaaaccaaaatttgtctagcgGACAAGGATTTCGATCTGCCTGTCGACAAACAACCACCCATTGATATGTTGGTAGGCGTTGATAATGTCTATAACATATTACACCCCGGATTCAGGAAGGCTGGAAAATTTATATTGTTACTTACCATATTTGGATATGTTGTGACAGGGTCCTGTAATGCCCCTCCAGTGCAGGAAACCCAGGTAACTGTGTTAAAGCTAGCAACTAACGAGGaagtaattgaagctactcataaatttgatagtgatataaagaatgatttggatattttgtggaatttagatAAAGTAGGTATTGACTGCAATGAATTGAAAGAATATGATCGAAAGGTTCTTGAAGACTTTGAAAGTACCATTGTATATTCTGAAATGGAGAAGCAATATGTTGTGGCCTTACCATGGAAGTCTAATAAGTCAAGGCTTCCATCCAATTTTGGTATGGCGTTGGGCCGGGTTAAGCAACAGTGTGCAAAATTTCAGAAGGATGAAGCCTACCTGAACCACTATCAGAAAATCCTGAAGGATCAGGAGGATAGGGGGTTTATTGAAAGGGTAGATAAGAACAATGTGGTTGAAAATTGTCATTATCTAGCACATCATAGTGTACAGAAAGATAGTGCCACCACTCCAATCAGAATAGTTTTTGACTGTTCCTggagacaaggtaaaaatggattgagcCTTAACGACTGTCTGTGGACTGGACCACATATTACGACACATTTGCTCAAGGTCTTATTGCAGTTCAGAACTAACAACTACGCCTGTATTAGTGATATAGAAAAAGCATTTCTTATGGTGCAATTGAGAGAAGAAGACTGCAATTACACACGGTTTTTGTGGTTGCAAGACCCAACGGATCCAAATAGCGAATTAATTATATATAGGTTTAGGGTGGTATTGTTTGGGGCTACGTGTTCTCCGTTTTTGTTGAATGCCACTATTAAATCACATCTGGCGGCTGTAAGAAAAGATACAAGTTGTACTGAAATGGTGGATATGATGAGAAGGGGATTATATGTGGACAACCTTCAATTTACCTCCAATAATGAAGAAGaattaataaacttattttttggcgcaaacaaaatatttgcacagGCGCACTTGTATTTAAAGGAATTGACTAGTAATAGTGATCTTTTGAATACTATTGCGGGTGCTTATCGTATAAAATCAGAAGAGAAGCACACCTATAAAATCTTAGGCCTAAATTGGAACATCTCTAATGATAAATTAACAATAACACCTAATCATCTTAAGACCGGTCAAACAAAACGTGAAATTCTAAGTGCAATTGCCCAAATTTATGATCCTTTAGGAATGCTTATCCCTATTACGATACGGGCTAGAATATTTTTACAGGATTTGTGGAAACAGCAGTTGAAATGGGATGAtctactttcagttcctttattagaacagtggaatgagttgtccaaagacttagagaaaagtctca AAAACCTTAGCGACTGGGTTACTAGAGGAATCCATATCGAATTAGTAAAAGATCTGTCCTGCGATTCGTTTCTTATGGTGTTTCGAAAGTTTTGTGGCCGTCGGGGATTTCCTTCTTTAATGCTAAGTGACAATGCTACTACCTTTATATCGActtcagtttatttgaaaaacatggcAGAAAGTTCCTTAGTGCTAGAACACCTGAATGCCATCGAATGTAAATGGAAGTTCATACCagccagagcaccttggtttggagctATATGGGAAAGATTGATTGGTCTTTTGAAAACCTGTCTAAAGAAAGTAATAGGTCAGGCCTTTCTCAGCTTtagtgaactttcctgtgttgtgaCTGAACTTGAAGCAATTATTAATGACAGACCCTTAAGTTATACATCGGGAGATCTTGACCAGTTGGATATTCTGAcgcccaatcatttgattttaggacgTAGATTGAGATCTGTCCCCAGGGAAGTCATAGATTGGAAAGATGAAACTAAGGACCCTCTGTATGGTAGAAATAAGGATGTAGGAAAGCGATTTTTGTACATTACAAAAAAATGTGATGACCTGTGGAAAAGGTGGGCGAGAGAATATTTAACTTCTCTCAGAGAAACTCATCGGGTAGGAATCAGACACGAATCTTGGACCAAAATGGGAGATGTTGTGCTGATACATGATGAAGGACCGAGAAGTCGTTGGAAGCTCGGTCAAATTGTCAAATTACACGTGGGACCGGATGATGTCTTGCGCGTGGTTACTTTAAAAACCTCACAAGGTCAAGTAATGAGACATGTTGTCAAGCTATATCCTTTGGAattatggcaagagactgatgttgtcATATCTGAGAAAACTGATAATAAAAGCACCCGACCGAGCAGGAGAACAGCACAGGCAGCTACCGAGGCGAGAAGAGCCCTCATTCAAGCGGGAcaattataa
- the LOC137650922 gene encoding uncharacterized protein has product MSDKEALVRSRGGYKGVITKWVNKIDSAIAAGNVNTLPSIKDLIMKQMKIVHDLNEKILALTTEEDRMKEVEEQAEYEVVVGEHWYKLGNAIKAISGSGSSGNPPPTHKTNVRLPKLDLPHFTGDVLEWNSFWELYNVSVHQRGDLELIQKFSYLQSLLTGDALKLISGFKLEAANYSQAISLLRTTYGEKG; this is encoded by the coding sequence ATGTCTGATAAAGAAGCTTTGGTGAGGTCACGAGGTGGTTACAAGGGCGTAATCACCAAATGGGTAAATAAGATAGACTCTGCTATTGCTGCAGGTAATGTCAATACATTGCCTTCAATTAAGGATTTAATTATGAAGCAAATGAAGATTGTGCACGACttgaatgaaaagatattagccTTAACCACTGAAGAAGATCGAATGAAAGAAGTGGAAGAGCAAGCAGAATATGAAGTAGTAGTTGGTGAACATTGGTATAAGTTGGGCAATGCCATCAAAGCAATATCAGGAAGTGGTTCTTCTGGAAATCCTCCACCCACACATAAGACTAATGTTAGACTGCCTAAATTGGATCTCCCACATTTCACTGGAGATGTGTTGGAGTGGAATTCTTTTTGGGAATTGTACAATGTGTCGGTACACCAGCGAGGGGATTTAGAACTGATTCAGAAATTCTCATATCTGCAAAGTTTGCTCACAGGAGATGCTCTAAAACTGATTTCAGGATTTAAGTTGGAAGCTGCGAATTATTCACAAGCTATATCTCTCCTCAGAACCACATATGGGGAAAAAGGATGA